Proteins encoded in a region of the Streptomyces sp. NBC_01298 genome:
- the panD gene encoding aspartate 1-decarboxylase, with amino-acid sequence MIRTMFKSKIHRATVTQADLHYVGSVTIDADLLDAADLLPGELVHIVDITNGARLETYVIKGERGSGVIGINGAAAHLVHPGDLVILISYGQMDDAEARVFEPRVVHVDGDNRIIELGVDPSAPVPGTDQERSPHAVAV; translated from the coding sequence ATGATTCGCACCATGTTCAAGTCCAAGATCCACCGGGCCACCGTCACCCAGGCCGACCTGCACTATGTCGGGTCCGTGACCATCGATGCCGATCTCCTCGACGCGGCGGACCTGCTGCCCGGCGAGCTCGTGCACATCGTGGACATCACCAACGGGGCGCGGCTGGAGACGTACGTCATCAAGGGCGAGCGCGGATCCGGGGTCATCGGGATCAACGGTGCCGCCGCGCACCTCGTGCACCCCGGTGACCTGGTCATCCTCATCAGCTACGGGCAGATGGACGACGCCGAGGCGCGCGTGTTCGAGCCGCGTGTCGTCCACGTCGACGGGGACAATCGCATCATCGAACTGGGTGTGGATCCGTCCGCCCCGGTTCCCGGAACGGACCAGGAGCGCAGCCCCCACGCGGTGGCTGTCTGA
- a CDS encoding branched-chain amino acid ABC transporter permease: MSRWLDGNFVSVVDGVAFGLLLFTIAVGLSLVFGMMDVLNLAHGTLYLAGAYVAYALSDGTVTGLLLALLAGVLVGTAGGAALTFLTQPLAHRGHLDQAVLTLGITFIVADLLAAAFGGDVLPTDPPTALRGTVGLLGHSYPVYRLVFIAVAAGLALLVYLVFERSSLGALVRATVADRDMVRALGVDIRKVLYGVFAAGAALATAGGVLGAPILGPGPGVDETVLVLSLVVVVVGGLGSVRGALAGALLIGQVQTLGVALLPEYAPFLLFGTMLLVLVVRPQGLVAPAVRA, translated from the coding sequence ATGTCCCGATGGCTGGACGGCAACTTCGTCAGCGTCGTCGACGGGGTCGCCTTCGGTCTGCTGCTCTTCACGATCGCGGTCGGACTCTCCCTGGTCTTCGGCATGATGGACGTGCTCAACCTCGCGCACGGCACCCTCTACCTCGCCGGGGCCTACGTCGCCTACGCCCTGTCCGACGGGACCGTGACGGGTCTCCTCCTCGCGCTGCTGGCGGGCGTCCTGGTGGGCACCGCGGGCGGGGCCGCGCTGACCTTCCTCACCCAGCCCCTGGCCCACCGCGGGCACCTGGACCAAGCCGTGCTGACGCTCGGCATCACCTTCATCGTGGCGGACCTCCTCGCCGCCGCCTTCGGCGGAGACGTCCTGCCCACCGACCCGCCCACGGCCCTGCGCGGGACGGTCGGCCTCCTCGGCCACTCCTACCCGGTCTACCGGCTGGTGTTCATCGCCGTCGCGGCCGGCCTCGCGCTCCTGGTGTACCTCGTCTTCGAGCGCAGCTCGCTCGGAGCCCTCGTCCGGGCCACCGTCGCCGACCGGGACATGGTCCGCGCACTCGGCGTCGACATCCGCAAAGTGCTCTACGGGGTCTTCGCGGCCGGCGCCGCCCTGGCGACGGCCGGCGGAGTCCTCGGGGCCCCCATCCTCGGCCCCGGGCCGGGCGTCGACGAGACCGTGCTCGTGCTCTCCCTCGTCGTCGTGGTCGTGGGAGGCCTCGGATCGGTGCGCGGCGCGCTCGCCGGAGCGCTCCTGATCGGCCAGGTGCAGACGCTCGGGGTGGCGCTGCTCCCGGAGTACGCCCCCTTCCTCCTCTTCGGCACCATGCTCCTCGTCCTCGTGGTCCGCCCGCAGGGCCTCGTAGCACCGGCGGTCCGCGCATGA
- a CDS encoding alpha/beta fold hydrolase, with translation MAEQSSHIAVPVAGVTMALLAALGPTAAVAAPPPADTTGVTGPSAAAASRFVPGPCPEPPEPIEALTTARCGVLEVPENRDRPDGRTIRLAVAVIPSVSAKPAPDPVVFMAGGPGGDVFDDIPFLVSSGLNKDRDLIVMAQRGNLYDQPNLACPELDHFYARSVGLPSYAPQTERLMADAVKRCRDRLTADGTDLSAYNSTENAADFADLRTALGYKQWNVYGHSYGSNLALTYLRLHPQGIRAVALDSAAPAQFVSLPFAWANAREGLDNVFKACEAEPRCESRYPDLERTLNEQVRKLEAKPLTLNVRPPQGGAPVKVVLDGGALVNLLVAKAIPFADFPAAIDELARGNPERLAKARAAGSVEVDGQTAHGLTQSVVCGEWVPGHSTSDVLKAGREAFPAWPESAQAQAPQLPFQDELCRIWNVPDRTAGVRVPTVSSVPVLFVNGTFDMKTGASWAPKTARTLSNSTTVQVPGIGHWVVPQSPCAQKVLASFLADPTAPDTGCVAGLRWEPFTITPE, from the coding sequence ATGGCTGAGCAGAGTTCCCACATCGCCGTGCCGGTAGCGGGCGTCACCATGGCCCTCCTGGCAGCCCTCGGTCCGACCGCGGCGGTTGCCGCACCACCACCCGCCGACACCACGGGAGTCACCGGGCCCAGCGCCGCCGCCGCGTCGCGGTTCGTGCCGGGCCCCTGCCCCGAGCCGCCCGAGCCCATCGAAGCGCTGACCACCGCCCGGTGCGGCGTCCTGGAGGTCCCCGAGAACCGTGACCGTCCCGACGGCCGCACCATCCGGCTGGCCGTGGCGGTCATCCCGTCGGTCTCGGCGAAACCCGCCCCGGACCCCGTGGTGTTCATGGCGGGCGGCCCCGGTGGCGATGTGTTCGACGACATCCCGTTCCTGGTCTCCTCCGGCTTGAACAAGGACCGAGATCTCATCGTCATGGCCCAGCGCGGCAATCTCTACGACCAACCCAACCTCGCCTGCCCGGAACTGGACCACTTCTACGCCCGGTCCGTGGGCCTGCCCTCGTACGCGCCGCAGACGGAAAGGCTCATGGCCGACGCGGTGAAGCGGTGCCGGGACCGCCTGACGGCCGACGGGACCGACCTCAGCGCCTACAACAGCACCGAGAACGCGGCCGACTTCGCCGACCTGCGCACGGCACTGGGCTACAAGCAGTGGAACGTCTACGGCCACTCCTACGGCAGCAACCTGGCCCTGACGTACCTGCGCCTGCACCCCCAGGGGATCCGCGCGGTGGCCCTCGACTCGGCCGCCCCGGCGCAGTTCGTCTCCCTGCCCTTCGCCTGGGCCAACGCCCGGGAGGGGCTCGACAACGTCTTCAAGGCCTGCGAGGCCGAGCCCCGCTGCGAGAGCCGCTACCCGGACCTCGAACGCACCCTGAACGAGCAGGTGCGGAAGCTGGAAGCGAAGCCACTGACGCTGAACGTCCGCCCACCGCAGGGCGGAGCCCCGGTGAAGGTCGTCCTCGACGGCGGCGCGCTGGTGAACCTGCTGGTCGCCAAGGCGATTCCGTTCGCCGACTTCCCGGCCGCGATCGACGAACTCGCCCGCGGAAACCCCGAGCGCCTGGCCAAGGCCCGCGCCGCCGGCTCGGTCGAGGTGGACGGCCAGACCGCACACGGCCTGACCCAGTCGGTGGTGTGCGGCGAATGGGTGCCGGGCCACTCGACCTCCGACGTGCTGAAGGCGGGCCGCGAAGCATTCCCCGCATGGCCCGAGTCGGCTCAGGCGCAGGCACCCCAACTGCCCTTCCAGGACGAGCTGTGCCGGATCTGGAACGTCCCCGACCGCACCGCCGGCGTACGGGTGCCCACCGTCAGCTCGGTACCGGTCCTCTTCGTCAACGGGACCTTCGACATGAAGACCGGCGCCAGTTGGGCCCCCAAGACGGCCCGTACGCTGTCGAATTCGACCACCGTGCAGGTGCCCGGGATCGGGCACTGGGTGGTCCCGCAATCGCCCTGCGCCCAGAAGGTGCTGGCGTCCTTCCTCGCTGATCCGACCGCGCCCGACACCGGCTGCGTGGCGGGGCTGAGGTGGGAACCGTTCACGATCACCCCGGAGTGA
- a CDS encoding ABC transporter ATP-binding protein, with translation MNPLFRMRGLRSGYAGGVVLDGVDLDLEEGGTLALLGRNGVGKTTLISTVMGLLRPYGGSVLLDGRELAGARVDVIARAGVGVVPQGRRVFAPLTVDEHLTIATRRPAPGPWNRARVLDLLPRLGERLGHRGDQLSGGEQQTLAIARALLGNPRLLLLDEPSDGLAPAIVSQVGEVIREVSAQGMSVILVEQNLGLALSVAQAVAVMRKGVIVHRSTGAACASHPEDLRRLLGID, from the coding sequence GTGAACCCGCTCTTCCGCATGCGCGGGCTGCGCTCCGGCTACGCCGGGGGCGTCGTCCTCGACGGTGTAGACCTGGACCTCGAGGAGGGCGGGACCCTCGCCCTCCTCGGCCGGAACGGGGTCGGGAAGACCACCCTCATCTCGACCGTGATGGGACTCCTCCGCCCCTACGGGGGCAGCGTCCTCCTCGACGGACGGGAACTGGCCGGAGCCCGTGTCGACGTCATCGCCCGGGCCGGCGTCGGGGTCGTTCCCCAGGGCCGCCGGGTGTTCGCCCCGCTGACCGTGGACGAACACCTGACGATCGCCACACGGCGCCCGGCGCCCGGCCCCTGGAACAGGGCCCGCGTCCTGGACCTGCTGCCACGGCTGGGCGAACGGCTCGGGCACCGGGGCGACCAGCTCTCCGGCGGGGAACAGCAGACGCTCGCGATCGCCCGGGCCCTCCTCGGCAATCCGCGCCTCCTGCTCCTCGACGAGCCCTCCGACGGCCTCGCCCCGGCGATCGTCTCCCAGGTGGGCGAGGTGATCCGCGAGGTGAGCGCGCAGGGCATGTCGGTGATCCTCGTCGAACAGAACCTGGGCCTCGCCCTCTCCGTCGCCCAGGCCGTGGCGGTCATGCGCAAGGGAGTCATCGTCCACCGGTCCACCGGCGCGGCATGCGCCTCCCACCCCGAGGACCTGCGCCGCCTGCTGGGCATCGACTGA
- a CDS encoding alpha/beta fold hydrolase, with product MARSHAGRLRTGSAAAAAGMLIAGLYAAPASAREETPSGATGTVARTVGDAAYEPGPCPKTAEPVAELDGARCGTLTVPENRTKPDGRKITLGVAIVAAEAAEPKPDPIVWLAGGPGDDAVGEAKMAIGGGLNRDRDVIFMSQRGTYSADPALTCRNVDEFNARATGLVSDAPSTEREHVAATKACRDELAATGADLSAYNDIESAADYAALRTTLGLEEWNLYGISYGTQLALVTMRLHPEGIRSVGIDGILPPSTGGSAITWAAARQGFDGVFKACAEQPECDHRYPNLSATFERLVRELEAKPVTTTVTLPDSQKRVKVTLDGGALVNWMTAATHIAPQVPMALDELANGKPQRIAEQWAGGKYSPQAIGRLSHGLVYGVFCSEWTPYETQAEALRAGQKTYPSFPESVQAQAPLLTFLRPDCDVWDVPAAPASIRDVTRSDIPTLAISGGFDGQTAASNGAYVARTLPNATVVTIPYEAHVVFATSKCAQDITVSFFDTPMAPNTDCLKDLKPPAFEIAPDPT from the coding sequence ATGGCACGGTCACACGCAGGACGCCTGCGCACCGGGTCGGCCGCGGCGGCCGCCGGGATGCTGATCGCCGGTCTGTACGCGGCGCCGGCGAGCGCGCGGGAGGAGACGCCTTCAGGAGCCACCGGCACGGTCGCCCGCACCGTGGGCGACGCCGCCTATGAGCCGGGTCCCTGCCCCAAGACGGCGGAACCGGTCGCCGAACTCGACGGAGCCCGCTGCGGCACGCTCACCGTGCCGGAGAACCGCACGAAGCCGGACGGTCGAAAGATCACCCTCGGTGTCGCGATCGTGGCCGCCGAGGCCGCCGAACCGAAACCCGATCCGATCGTGTGGCTCGCCGGCGGACCCGGTGACGACGCGGTCGGGGAGGCGAAGATGGCGATCGGCGGCGGCCTGAACCGCGACCGCGACGTGATCTTCATGTCCCAGCGCGGCACGTACTCGGCCGACCCGGCACTCACCTGCCGCAACGTCGACGAGTTCAACGCGCGCGCGACCGGTCTGGTCTCCGACGCGCCGTCCACCGAGCGCGAGCACGTCGCGGCCACCAAGGCCTGCCGCGACGAACTGGCCGCGACCGGGGCCGACCTCAGTGCCTACAACGACATCGAGAGCGCCGCCGACTACGCGGCCCTGCGGACCACGCTGGGCCTCGAGGAATGGAACCTGTACGGCATCTCCTACGGCACCCAGCTGGCGCTCGTCACCATGCGCCTGCACCCCGAGGGAATCCGGTCCGTGGGCATCGACGGCATCCTGCCGCCGTCCACAGGAGGTTCGGCCATCACCTGGGCCGCGGCCAGGCAGGGTTTCGACGGCGTGTTCAAGGCCTGCGCGGAGCAGCCCGAGTGCGACCATCGCTACCCGAACCTGTCGGCCACCTTCGAACGGCTCGTCCGAGAACTCGAAGCCAAGCCCGTCACCACCACCGTGACGCTCCCCGACAGCCAGAAGCGGGTGAAGGTCACCCTGGACGGCGGAGCCCTGGTGAACTGGATGACCGCCGCCACCCACATAGCCCCCCAGGTACCGATGGCCCTCGACGAACTGGCCAACGGCAAGCCCCAGCGGATCGCCGAGCAGTGGGCGGGCGGCAAGTACAGCCCCCAGGCCATCGGCCGGCTCTCCCACGGGCTCGTCTACGGCGTCTTCTGCAGCGAGTGGACCCCGTACGAGACCCAGGCCGAAGCACTTCGCGCGGGCCAGAAGACCTACCCGTCGTTCCCCGAATCGGTACAGGCCCAGGCCCCGCTGCTGACTTTCCTCCGTCCTGACTGCGACGTCTGGGACGTCCCCGCGGCGCCCGCCTCGATCCGGGACGTCACGCGGAGCGACATCCCCACCCTCGCCATCTCCGGCGGGTTCGACGGCCAGACCGCGGCGTCCAACGGGGCGTACGTGGCCCGCACCCTGCCCAACGCCACCGTCGTCACGATCCCCTACGAGGCCCACGTGGTCTTCGCGACGTCGAAGTGCGCGCAGGACATCACCGTTTCCTTCTTCGACACTCCCATGGCGCCGAACACCGACTGCCTCAAGGACCTCAAGCCCCCGGCCTTCGAGATCGCCCCCGACCCCACCTGA
- a CDS encoding DUF4436 family protein, which yields MAPTAPPPDPARPRRSGASMLPVLLPIAFLILAAVAVGSWLQFHERQVIDTVHTVGSTARDRVDVQASVQRVDASARELVLRVRVIPRGALGEEGGAAPVADLGLQTSEATLGDLEFKAHERITTKDLQVAVTDGSIGDYPFDSYVTDIGFWAQLGGKEVPVRLLFSNNDTLFSVSATPTGSSQEALVGVKLSRSASLLVFTSFMMIVMWALAASVLLATWYLTTRRQGLVWPALGWMAATLFALSAFRNTAPGTPPIGCVLDWFAFLWAETIIALCLITVVVTGVRTALREDDAPRA from the coding sequence ATGGCCCCCACGGCCCCACCCCCGGACCCCGCCCGCCCACGCCGCTCCGGGGCGTCGATGCTGCCCGTCCTGCTTCCCATCGCGTTCCTGATCCTGGCCGCGGTGGCCGTGGGATCGTGGCTGCAGTTCCACGAGCGGCAGGTGATCGACACGGTCCACACGGTCGGCTCCACGGCTCGCGACCGGGTGGACGTGCAGGCCTCCGTCCAACGCGTCGACGCCTCGGCCAGAGAACTGGTCCTCCGGGTCCGGGTCATCCCGCGCGGGGCCCTCGGTGAGGAGGGCGGCGCCGCTCCGGTGGCCGATCTGGGCCTCCAGACCTCCGAGGCGACCCTCGGTGACCTGGAGTTCAAGGCGCACGAGCGGATCACGACCAAGGATCTCCAGGTCGCGGTCACGGACGGATCGATCGGCGACTACCCGTTCGACTCCTACGTGACCGACATCGGCTTCTGGGCACAACTCGGCGGGAAGGAGGTGCCGGTGCGGCTGCTGTTCTCCAACAACGACACGCTCTTCTCCGTCTCCGCGACACCCACGGGCTCCAGCCAAGAGGCCCTCGTGGGGGTGAAGTTGTCCCGATCGGCCAGCCTGCTCGTCTTCACCTCCTTCATGATGATCGTGATGTGGGCGCTGGCGGCGTCCGTGCTGCTGGCGACCTGGTACCTGACGACGCGCCGCCAGGGCCTGGTCTGGCCGGCCCTCGGGTGGATGGCCGCCACCCTCTTCGCCCTGTCGGCGTTCCGCAACACCGCTCCCGGCACGCCCCCGATCGGCTGCGTGCTGGACTGGTTCGCCTTCCTGTGGGCCGAGACCATCATCGCCCTCTGCCTGATCACCGTGGTCGTCACCGGCGTCCGCACCGCCCTCCGGGAAGACGACGCCCCCCGGGCCTAA
- a CDS encoding serine hydrolase codes for MLQRLVPSPDGPGCAAAVGEWGHVVWEAGRGKADLTTGRSITPQTVFDMASNSKQFTADAVLLLSGRHQLALSEPLSDFTETGLFKAPPENSSAGPTTTAPVASVERNCSQGSRRKR; via the coding sequence GTGCTCCAGCGGCTGGTGCCTTCTCCCGACGGCCCGGGCTGTGCGGCAGCCGTCGGCGAGTGGGGACACGTCGTCTGGGAGGCGGGGAGAGGGAAGGCCGATCTGACGACCGGGCGCTCCATCACCCCGCAGACCGTCTTCGACATGGCATCCAACTCCAAGCAATTCACCGCGGACGCGGTCCTCTTGCTGTCCGGCCGGCACCAACTGGCCCTGAGCGAACCCCTCTCCGACTTCACGGAGACGGGTCTGTTCAAAGCACCCCCGGAGAATTCGTCCGCTGGGCCGACAACTACCGCACCGGTCGCATCGGTGGAGCGGAACTGCTCGCAGGGGTCACGGCGCAAGCGGTGA
- a CDS encoding GNAT family N-acetyltransferase encodes MAQSGSSESIKIVDDRPSGRLLAVEDGAVVGTIAYFVLAEAPHALVAVHTVVEPGQEGRGIAGNLVKAFYGIAADEGVPVVPLCPYAASWAAKHPEQAPEAPAGVVAAAKAQLDSDSDLW; translated from the coding sequence ATGGCGCAGAGCGGGTCGAGCGAATCGATCAAGATCGTGGACGACCGTCCGTCCGGGCGGCTGCTGGCCGTCGAGGACGGGGCGGTGGTCGGAACCATCGCCTACTTCGTGCTCGCCGAGGCGCCCCACGCCCTCGTGGCGGTGCACACCGTCGTCGAGCCGGGGCAGGAGGGCCGCGGGATCGCGGGGAACCTGGTGAAGGCCTTCTACGGGATCGCGGCCGACGAGGGCGTGCCCGTGGTCCCGCTTTGCCCGTATGCCGCGAGCTGGGCCGCCAAACACCCCGAGCAGGCGCCCGAGGCACCGGCCGGGGTGGTGGCCGCGGCCAAGGCGCAGCTCGACTCGGACTCCGACCTCTGGTGA
- a CDS encoding ABC transporter substrate-binding protein, producing the protein MAGRIRPVGLVAASTALLLATACGGASLGTGEDERSGPVKIGLLVPRSGTYKALGDDMKQGFELYVARHGGKLGGREVEIVVADEGETADSGKAAAEKLVKQDRVIAVSGVVSSATINGVKDLFETGKVPLVGSNASPTTLTGTEYIWRTSYVNDEPGKALGTYVAERAGGPVFLIAAGYQAGKDEVEGFKSTFLPAGGKVAGREVYTPFPGTKNFQPYLAQIEKSGARAVFCFYAGGAAVDFVKQYRDFGLADKIPLYAPGFLTEGGVLKGQGDAADGILTALNYSADLDNAANKEFAPAYTAAYGSAPTTYAMASWDAAQVLDKAVKAAGSTVTSESVNKAIAQVGDIDSPRGTWRFNGGGTPVQPWYLREVKQGANTVSSELVRLGG; encoded by the coding sequence ATGGCAGGTCGTATTCGTCCCGTTGGTCTGGTCGCCGCATCGACGGCGCTCCTGCTGGCCACGGCATGTGGTGGTGCGAGCCTCGGGACCGGCGAGGACGAGCGGAGCGGGCCCGTGAAGATCGGGCTCCTCGTCCCGCGGTCGGGGACCTACAAGGCGCTGGGCGACGACATGAAGCAGGGCTTCGAGCTCTACGTCGCGCGGCACGGCGGCAAGCTCGGCGGCCGCGAGGTGGAGATCGTGGTCGCGGACGAGGGGGAGACGGCCGACTCGGGCAAGGCCGCGGCCGAGAAGCTGGTCAAGCAGGACCGGGTGATCGCGGTCAGCGGAGTGGTCAGCTCGGCCACCATCAACGGGGTCAAGGACCTCTTCGAGACCGGCAAGGTCCCGCTCGTCGGCTCGAACGCCTCGCCCACGACACTGACCGGGACCGAGTACATCTGGCGCACCTCGTACGTCAACGACGAGCCGGGCAAGGCGCTCGGCACGTACGTGGCCGAACGGGCGGGCGGCCCCGTCTTCCTGATCGCCGCGGGATACCAGGCGGGCAAGGACGAGGTGGAGGGCTTCAAGTCCACCTTCCTCCCGGCGGGCGGCAAGGTGGCGGGGCGGGAGGTCTACACGCCGTTCCCGGGGACCAAGAACTTCCAGCCGTACCTCGCGCAGATCGAGAAGTCCGGTGCGAGGGCCGTCTTCTGCTTCTACGCCGGCGGTGCGGCCGTCGACTTCGTCAAGCAGTACCGGGACTTCGGACTGGCAGACAAGATCCCGCTCTACGCGCCCGGGTTCCTCACCGAGGGCGGCGTGCTCAAGGGGCAGGGAGACGCGGCCGACGGCATCCTCACGGCACTCAACTACAGCGCCGACCTGGACAATGCCGCCAACAAGGAGTTCGCACCGGCCTACACGGCCGCCTACGGTTCGGCCCCGACCACCTACGCGATGGCGTCATGGGACGCGGCGCAGGTCCTCGACAAAGCGGTCAAGGCAGCCGGTTCCACGGTGACTTCGGAGTCGGTCAACAAGGCCATCGCCCAGGTCGGGGACATCGACAGCCCGCGCGGCACCTGGCGGTTCAACGGCGGCGGTACCCCCGTCCAGCCCTGGTACCTGCGCGAGGTCAAGCAGGGCGCCAACACCGTGAGTTCCGAGCTCGTCAGACTGGGCGGCTGA
- a CDS encoding ABC transporter ATP-binding protein: protein MTAHDVLQLRRVSRHFGSFRALDEVDLTVRPGARHAIIGPNGAGKSTLFGLISGTLRTTAGTILVDGRDVTRLPVHRRVGLGVAATFQHSSLFLRETVLENVLLAVNRRPHTRSGSRDAAIARARELLDRVGLPARHDLMAAALSHGERRQLEVAVALGTEPRLLLLDEPAAGMSPAETARLTELIAALPGEITVLLIEHDLDMVFELADTVTVMHLGRHLKTGSPDEVRASAEVRTAYLGTSMEVTP, encoded by the coding sequence GTGACAGCTCACGATGTACTTCAACTGCGCCGGGTGTCCCGGCACTTCGGCTCCTTCCGGGCCTTGGACGAGGTCGATCTGACGGTGCGTCCGGGAGCCCGGCACGCGATCATCGGCCCGAACGGCGCGGGCAAGTCCACGCTCTTCGGCCTGATCTCCGGCACCCTGCGGACCACCGCCGGAACCATCCTCGTCGACGGACGGGACGTGACCCGGCTGCCCGTGCACCGCCGGGTCGGACTCGGGGTGGCGGCCACGTTCCAGCACTCCAGTCTCTTCCTGCGCGAGACGGTGCTGGAGAACGTACTGCTCGCGGTGAACCGAAGGCCCCACACCCGGTCCGGCTCCCGCGACGCGGCGATCGCGCGGGCGCGCGAACTGCTCGACCGGGTGGGTCTGCCCGCCCGGCACGACCTCATGGCCGCCGCCCTCTCGCACGGGGAGCGGCGCCAGCTGGAGGTCGCCGTGGCGCTCGGGACCGAACCCCGACTGCTCCTCCTGGACGAACCGGCCGCCGGCATGTCGCCGGCGGAGACGGCGCGGCTCACCGAACTGATCGCCGCCCTGCCCGGGGAGATCACCGTGCTCCTCATCGAACACGACCTCGACATGGTCTTCGAACTAGCCGACACGGTGACGGTCATGCACCTCGGCAGACACCTGAAGACCGGCTCCCCGGACGAGGTGCGCGCCTCCGCCGAGGTCCGGACCGCCTACCTGGGCACCAGCATGGAGGTCACCCCGTGA
- a CDS encoding branched-chain amino acid ABC transporter permease — protein sequence MSPSATAGPATALPATRRLPAALVALALALAPFVLGPYAVGTLSRILVFALLALSVNLLTGLTGLPTLGQSAYFGVGAYTAAIVATRITDIGPLQLLVAAGVSALVAAGTGWLAVRARGVVFLMLTLAIGEIVYSAAVNWKSVTNGTDGMSGIPPVVPLPGMPALELDGLVYFYVLAVFLPLFAALSRLGSTSFALALRGIRDNEPRMRAIGYPTQRYALAVYSGAGALAGVAGALWVSVQRFVSPGDAGFEIAALALLAVVIGGSGSMWGACAGAALVWLTRDYLGNLEAIAGRGPLLLGLLFVIAVYALPRGLAGVRIPHRLTRKRTA from the coding sequence ATGAGTCCCTCCGCAACCGCCGGCCCCGCAACCGCCCTCCCCGCCACCCGCCGGCTGCCGGCGGCCCTGGTCGCCCTCGCCCTCGCCCTGGCCCCCTTCGTGCTCGGCCCGTACGCCGTCGGCACCCTGTCGCGGATCCTGGTGTTCGCCCTCCTCGCGCTCAGCGTGAACCTCCTCACCGGCCTGACCGGTCTGCCGACCCTCGGCCAGTCCGCCTACTTCGGTGTCGGCGCCTACACGGCGGCGATCGTGGCGACGCGGATCACCGACATCGGACCGCTCCAACTCCTCGTCGCCGCGGGCGTCTCAGCCCTGGTGGCGGCCGGGACCGGCTGGCTCGCCGTACGAGCCCGGGGCGTGGTCTTCCTGATGCTCACGCTGGCCATCGGGGAGATCGTCTACAGCGCCGCCGTCAACTGGAAGTCCGTCACGAACGGCACCGACGGGATGTCGGGCATTCCTCCCGTCGTACCGCTGCCGGGCATGCCCGCCCTGGAACTCGACGGGCTGGTCTACTTCTACGTCCTGGCCGTGTTCCTGCCGCTCTTCGCGGCGCTCTCCCGCCTGGGCTCGACCTCGTTCGCCCTCGCCCTGCGCGGCATCCGCGACAACGAGCCCCGCATGCGGGCGATCGGCTACCCCACCCAGCGGTACGCCCTGGCCGTCTACAGCGGCGCCGGGGCGCTGGCCGGAGTCGCCGGGGCCCTGTGGGTCTCGGTCCAGCGGTTCGTCTCGCCCGGCGACGCGGGCTTCGAGATCGCCGCGCTGGCCCTGCTGGCCGTGGTCATCGGAGGGTCCGGCTCGATGTGGGGGGCCTGCGCCGGCGCCGCGCTGGTCTGGCTCACCCGCGACTACCTCGGCAACCTCGAAGCCATCGCGGGCCGCGGTCCGCTGCTGCTCGGACTGCTCTTCGTCATCGCCGTCTACGCGCTGCCCCGAGGGCTGGCCGGCGTACGGATCCCGCACAGGCTCACCCGGAAGAGGACGGCGTGA